In Posidoniimonas corsicana, the genomic window ACAGTTTGGCGATCATCGACGATACCAAGCTGCACCCGCTCGGCGAGTGGTACAACTTCACCGTCACCTACGATGGCCAGACCCTGGCCGCCTACCTCAACGGCCAGCTCGAGCTCGAGGGCGATGTCGACGTGCTGGCGACCGCCGACGGGCAGGTTTCGCTCGGCATGCGGCACAACAAGGTCAACTTCTTCGAGGGCGTGATCGCCAAGGCCCGTTTCACCCCGCAAGTTCTCGACCCGGCCGACTTCCTGCCCGCCTATGTCCCAGGCGACTACGACCGCAGCGGGGTGGTCGACGCGGCCGACTACGCCCTGTGGCGGACGTCATACGGCGGGGCCGCCGCCCTCGGCGAGGGCGCCGACGGCAACCGCGACGGGCGGATCGACGCGGCGGACTACACCGTGTGGCGTGACGCGGCGCCCCAGGCGGTGGAGCTGGCCAACGCCCACCACGCCGTGCCGGAGCCGTCCGCGGCGGCGTTCGTGCTGCTGCTGGCATTGGCCGCCCGACGGCCGACTTTTGACCGCTCCCAGCACATCGATCCTTAGGGACGAAAGTCCGCCGGTATTGCCCGTGCCAAACCCCGGTTCACACTACTATAGCAGTGTGTGTTGGCGTCGAGGGCGAACTTGCCCGCCGACTTTTGTCCGCACCTGCACGCGGATAGGGACAGAAGTCTTGGCCGGCGCCTCCCGCATTGAACTTTGGCCGGTCCCGCCGCCGTCCGCCACAGCCTAGCCCCCGCCGAGCAACCCTCCATTGGACCGCGCTAGGTGGCCGGTTCCTACCAAAAACCCGTGAGAAACTCGCTGGACCACTGGGGCGGCGGCTGTGGCGCGTAGCGGCACGGCGCCGCCAAACAGGGGGTCGGTGCGGTTGACGCTTAGGGCCTTCTGCCTAGGGTTCCTGTAGCGATATCGCCGCAGATCTAACAGGAGGAGGCGGTCACCATGGCCGAGCCCAACCACCCCAAGAACGTGCACTCCGAAGAGGTGAAGCAGGAGCACGTCAGCCATTGGGACCGCGACTACCTGCCGACCGAAGAGCTCGAGGCCCAGTACCGGGAGTCGAAACGCGACGAACCGGAGCAACCGCCTGAGGACGAAAGCGCGGCCGCTAGCCGCGACGACCGGTCCAGCGGTGGGGGCGCGTAGCATGCCGGCGCCCGAGCAATGCGCCGACCGTATGCAGTGCATGGAGCTGTGGGGCGGCAACACGTCGGTCTCGCGTGCCGTCACGACACCGGGGCTCGAGGTGCGGGTGCACAGCCGCCCCCACGCCGGCGCGGCCGGCGGAGGCGACGTGCACTACGTCTCGTCCTGCGCGTCGGGCCGCATCACGCGGCTACTCTTGGCCGACGTCAGCGGCCACGGCGAGGACGCGTCGCGGCTGGCCCTCTCGCTCCGCGACCTGATGCGGGCGAACGTCAACCTCATCGACCACACGCAGTTCGTGCGCGAGATGAACCGCCAGTTCTCCAGCCAGCTCAGCACCGACCGGTTCGCCACGGCGGTGGTCTGCACGTACTTCTCTCCCAAGCGGTCGCTGCAGATCGGCAACGCCGGTCACCCCCCGCCGCTGCTCTACCGCGCCGCCACGGGCCGTTGGTCCCAGGCCGAGCACAACGCTGACGACACCGACTCGGACGACCCCGCCGACTTCCCCTTCGGCGTGCTCCCCGCCGCCGACTACTCGCGACTCGAGACCCGCCTCGACAGCGGCGACCTGCTGCTCTGCTTCAGCGACGCCTTCACCGAGTCGGTCGACGCGTCCGGCGTTCCCCTTGGCGCCGCCGGCTTGCTGCGGTGCGTGCGGCAGCTCGACGCCGCCGCGCCC contains:
- a CDS encoding LamG domain-containing protein, with the protein product MPRNRTAHVLLLAALAGLTPPAAAQTTWDIDNTSSIGGAAVVDVVGSPTVVPTPFGDGLRFDGNDGLIVDANPIAGAAAYTIEMLFRPDPIENVSSNQPRVLHVQSAIPPDHRVTLETRVTGDNWYLDAFVRSQRPGQSNPSVVNSLAIIDDTKLHPLGEWYNFTVTYDGQTLAAYLNGQLELEGDVDVLATADGQVSLGMRHNKVNFFEGVIAKARFTPQVLDPADFLPAYVPGDYDRSGVVDAADYALWRTSYGGAAALGEGADGNRDGRIDAADYTVWRDAAPQAVELANAHHAVPEPSAAAFVLLLALAARRPTFDRSQHIDP
- a CDS encoding PP2C family protein-serine/threonine phosphatase; this translates as MPAPEQCADRMQCMELWGGNTSVSRAVTTPGLEVRVHSRPHAGAAGGGDVHYVSSCASGRITRLLLADVSGHGEDASRLALSLRDLMRANVNLIDHTQFVREMNRQFSSQLSTDRFATAVVCTYFSPKRSLQIGNAGHPPPLLYRAATGRWSQAEHNADDTDSDDPADFPFGVLPAADYSRLETRLDSGDLLLCFSDAFTESVDASGVPLGAAGLLRCVRQLDAAAPEQIVPELLDRLAGEHPDNLTQDDATVFLVRAVDSAPTLRDNLLAPLRLLGPVRDRSGVE